From Micromonospora echinaurantiaca:
GCTCCGGCTGGGCGCCATCCCGCTGGAGAAGCTGCGCGACGTGGTGCCGGACATCGTCGAGAGCCAGGTGGCCTGAGTGCCCCCGTTCACCGTGCTGCACGTGTGCATGGGCAACATCTGCCGGTCGCCGATGGCCGAGCGGCTGCTCGCCCTCGCCGTCCGGGACCGGCTGTCCCGCCGGGGGCTGGACCCGGCCCGCGCGGACGAGCTGCTGCACAGCCACAGCGCCGGCACCGGCGGCTGGCATGCCGGCGAGGAGATGAACCCGCCGGCGGCTCGCCAGGTCACCACCCGCGGCGGCAGCACCGAGGGGTTCGCCGCCCGCAAGCTCCGCTCGGACCTCATCGACGCGGCCGACCTGGTCCTCACCGCCACCGCCGACCAGCAGGAGTACGTGGTGGCGCTGCGCCCGGACGCCGCCGAACGCACCTTCGTGCTCGGCGAGTTCGGCCGGCTGCTGGCCGCGGTGGACGCCGCCGCGCTGCCCCCGGCCGAGGCCACCGGCGAGGCGGTGTACGCCCGCGGGGTGGCGCTGGTCGAGGCCGCTCACGCCGCCCGCCAGGGGGCCAGCCCGCTGCCCACCGACGATCTCGACGACCCGTGGGGTCGGGGCGACCAGTGCTTCAGCCGGGTCGCCGACGAGATCGAGGAAACCGTGCACCCCCTCGCCACCGCCCTCCTCCCCTGAGCCCCGCCGGCGCCACCCGCCCCCGCCCCCGCCCCGCCCGCGCCCGCGCCGCACGTCGATCATGAAGTTGTTGACCCGACACGCCGGTGCACGTGGCAACAACTTCATGATCAACCAGGGCGACGCTGTGGGCGGTGTGGGTGGGGTTGGGCGGGGTGGTCGGCTCGCGAATTTCCTGCGGGTTTGGCGAAACGCGGGGGCGAAAGGGGTGTTTCGGGTCATTCTGAACGGGTCCTAGCGCGATCCGGCTCCTGCGGGGAGAGCTGATGACCCGGGCCCATCTGCACCGAGTGCTGACCATCCTGATCGCCGGCGTGCTGGCCGGCCTGGCGCTGGCGGCGGCGGCCCTGCCGGTCGCGCTGGTCTTCGGGATCGGCTTCTCGGCGCTCGC
This genomic window contains:
- a CDS encoding arsenate reductase/protein-tyrosine-phosphatase family protein; this translates as MPPFTVLHVCMGNICRSPMAERLLALAVRDRLSRRGLDPARADELLHSHSAGTGGWHAGEEMNPPAARQVTTRGGSTEGFAARKLRSDLIDAADLVLTATADQQEYVVALRPDAAERTFVLGEFGRLLAAVDAAALPPAEATGEAVYARGVALVEAAHAARQGASPLPTDDLDDPWGRGDQCFSRVADEIEETVHPLATALLP